One genomic window of Deinococcus carri includes the following:
- a CDS encoding ABC transporter permease: protein MRNALLIAELSLREAVRKRLVVVLLLLTAAFLGFYLYGVLRLEQTLDQRALDAGLEGRSVTGAANLPVMYAAMFGMYLVYFLGALMAVLSTVGAVSGDIESGVMQSIIARPISRAQLVLGRWLGFTAVNVLYVAFVSAALLGGIFLITGFLPPAPLPATALILLAIMLITALTVLGSTLFTTLANGIGVFVLYGAGFAGGILATIGTFAASPTLTTLGRVANTLMPTNALWLGASYHLQPDVLRQLGEVTRGANPFFGGAPTPPAMIIWAAVYALLAVLLAMWQFSRRDL, encoded by the coding sequence GTGCGTAATGCCCTCCTGATCGCGGAACTGTCGCTGCGTGAGGCGGTGCGCAAGCGGCTGGTGGTCGTGCTGCTGCTGCTGACGGCGGCCTTCCTGGGCTTTTACCTGTACGGCGTGCTACGGCTGGAACAGACCCTGGACCAGCGCGCCCTGGACGCGGGGCTGGAGGGCCGCAGCGTGACCGGCGCGGCCAATCTCCCGGTGATGTACGCGGCGATGTTCGGCATGTACCTGGTCTATTTCCTGGGCGCGTTGATGGCGGTGCTGTCTACGGTGGGCGCGGTGAGCGGCGACATCGAGAGCGGCGTGATGCAGTCGATCATCGCCCGGCCCATCAGCCGCGCGCAGCTCGTGCTGGGGCGCTGGCTGGGCTTCACGGCCGTGAATGTCCTGTACGTGGCGTTTGTCAGCGCGGCCCTGCTGGGTGGCATTTTCCTGATCACCGGCTTCCTGCCGCCCGCGCCCCTGCCCGCCACCGCCCTGATCCTGCTCGCCATCATGCTGATCACGGCCCTGACGGTGCTGGGCAGCACGCTCTTTACCACCCTCGCCAACGGCATCGGCGTGTTCGTGCTGTACGGCGCGGGCTTCGCGGGCGGCATCCTGGCGACCATCGGCACCTTTGCCGCCAGTCCCACCCTCACCACGCTGGGCCGGGTCGCCAACACGCTGATGCCCACCAATGCCCTGTGGCTGGGGGCCAGCTACCACCTGCAACCGGATGTCCTGCGCCAGCTCGGGGAGGTCACGCGCGGGGCCAACCCCTTTTTCGGCGGCGCGCCCACCCCGCCGGCCATGATCATCTGGGCCGCCGTCTACGCGCTGCTGGCCGTGCTGCTCGCTATGTGGCAGTTCAGCCGCCGCGACCTGTAG